The following coding sequences lie in one Spinacia oleracea cultivar Varoflay chromosome 1, BTI_SOV_V1, whole genome shotgun sequence genomic window:
- the LOC110802351 gene encoding BRAP2 RING ZnF UBP domain-containing protein 1, which yields MFTIQIHSVDTEHPLFLSLPSNSNPSPNLNPKFVERRGIVHLFRTLIRHPSTSDSSASAAKSTLLYIVAVPNYFSSDDLLRFFGSHIADVSEFIIIRNDGVEDRYSVLIRTWIQVSADAFYRNFNGKRFSPPEVEICHILFVLSVEFTELGEIASTSPSGYVELPTCPICLERLDQDTSGIQSTLCDHSFDCSCISKWTYLSCQVCRLCQQPDDRPNCSVCDTSENLWVCIICGFVGCGRYKEGHTFRHWKDTQHCYSLNLETQRVWDYEGDNYVHRLNHSKDDGKSVVGDPHCMSNDGECGTCGHGEDSEMTGALYGSKVEAITDEYNHLLATQLENHRQYYESLLVEAKSKKVNSVAEVVEKAVTTRMQDLHCKLEKYEEDKKTVMDMNCILMKGQEEYKKKMKEIEEREMKSLRSRDEQILDLEEQIRDLTIYMEAQRKISSIADSDGIRGGTLLPMPQMQSSPANTKRRTKPGRHRS from the exons ATGTTTACAATCCAAATTCATTCAGTAGACACAGAGCACccactttttctctctcttccgtcAAACTCAAACCCTAGCCCTAACCTTAACCCTAAATTCGTTGAGCGTAGAGGCATAGTTCATCTCTTCCGAACCCTAATCCGCCATCCCTCAACTTCTGATTCATCTGCATCTGCCGCCAAATCCACTCTCCTCTATATTGTAGCTGTTCCTAACTATTTTTCCTCTGACGATTTACTTCGATTTTTCGGGTCCCATATCGCCGATGTCTCCGAATTTATCATCATTAG GAATGATGGCGTGGAGGATAGATACAGTGTTTTGATTAGAACATGGATTCAGGTTTCGGCTGATGCATTTTATCGCAATTTCAATGGGAAGCGATTTTCTCCTCCGGAG GTTGAGATATGCCACATTCTATTTGTTCTTTCAGTGGAGTTTACTGAACTGGGAGAAATTGCGAGCACCTCGCCTTCTGGTTATGTTGAGCTGCCTACTTGCCCCATCTGCCTAG AGAGACTGGACCAAGATACTAGTGGAATACAGAGTACATTGTGCGATCATTCATTTGACTGTTCTTGCATTTCTAAATGGACTTATTTGTCTTGCCAG GTCTGTCGATTATGTCAGCAGCCGGATGATAGGCCGAACTGCTCTGTTTGTGATACATCAGAAAACCTCTGGGTCTGCATCATATGTGGCTTTGTTGGATGTGGAAG GTATAAAGAAGGACACACTTTCAGGCATTGGAAAGATACACAACATTGCTATTCACTCAATTTAGAGACTCAAAGGGTTTGGGATTATGAAGGTGACAATTATGTTCATCGATTAAATCATTCcaaagatgatggaaaatctgTAGTGGGTGACCCACATTGCATGTCTAATGATGGAGAGTGTGGTACCTGCGGTCATGGTGAGGATTCAGAAATGACTGGTGCTCTCTACGGCAGCAAAGTCGAAGCA ATTACAGATGAGTACAACCATCTTCTTGCAACTCAACTGGAGAACCATAGACAG TATTATGAATCTCTTCTTGTTGAGGCCAAAAGTAAAAAGGTGAATAGTGTTGCCGAAGTAGTGGAGAAGGCTGTAACAACAAGGATGCAAGACCTACATTGTAAACTGGAAAAGTACGAAGAAGACAAAAAGACAGTTATGGAT atGAATTGTATTCTGATGAAGGGTCAGGAAGAGTACAAGAAAAAGATGAAGGAAATTGAGGAAAG GGAGATGAAGTCTCTAAGATCAAGGGATGAACAGATTCTCGATCTGGAGGAGCAG ATCCGAGATCTTACTATCTACATGGAAGCGCAAAGGAAGATTAGCAGCATAGCAGATTCAGATGGCATAAGAGGAGGAACATTGTTGCCTATGCCTCAAATGCAATCCTCTCCTGCCAATACTAAGAGGCGTACAAAGCCAGGGCGACATCGTAGTTAA
- the LOC110802352 gene encoding cytochrome P450 736A117: MSNIMQSLENQMSFLFLHPFTFLPLFLLFLCPLYKILFSNHKTRKHLPPSPSKLPIIGNFHQIDKKLPHRSLHALAKQHGDVMLLHFGRSPVLIVSSAEAACTIMKSHDTIFADRPALSMFKRLLYDCRDVATAPYGDYWRRVRSICVNQLLSYNRVQAFRVVREEEIALIVQEIRRSPTAVNLSKMFSKFATDVICRAAFGMKFNGERDGINFMELHEKHEELVGRINVGDFIPWLGWINHVNGVERDVKTVTRDMDRFLQRLVQEHMDALRKIQGIDQGANYENTKDFVDVLLGLQQDHTAEISLDKDNIKAIVLDMFVAGSTTTFATLEWAMSELLRNPSIMESLKKEVRGITKGKTNITENDLEKMEYLKAVIKETFRLHPPVPLLLPRISSQETQLSGYDVPARTQVIINAWAIHREPTFWKEAEKFNPERFLNSPIDFKGHHFNLIPFGSGRRGCPGILFGTANLELVIANLIQKFDWALPDGKNLDMEEHPGLTTHRETPLMAIATPHFT; the protein is encoded by the exons ATGTCTAATATCATGCAATCGTTGGAGAACCAAATGAGCTTCCTCTTCTTGCACCCTTTTACTTTCCTACCATTGTTCTTGTTATTCTTATGCCCCCTTTACAAAATCCTCTTCAGCAACCACAAAACCCGAAAACACCTGCCACCTTCGCCATCAAAACTGCCAATCATCGGAAACTTCCACCAAATCGACAAAAAACTACCACACCGATCACTGCATGCTTTAGCCAAACAACATGGCGATGTCATGTTGCTTCACTTTGGCCGAAGCCCTGTCCTCATAGTCTCATCAGCAGAGGCAGCTTGTACGATCATGAAATCTCATGATACTATCTTTGCAGACAGGCCTGCTTTAAGCATGTTCAAGAGGCTTCTGTACGACTGCAGAGATGTAGCAACAGCACCTTATGGTGATTATTGGAGGCGAGTGAGAAGCATATGTGTCAATCAACTCCTAAGTTACAACAGAGTACAGGCATTCCGCGTTGTCAGAGAAGAAGAAATAGCACTTATAGTCCAAGAGATTAGGAGGTCGCCAACAGCAGTGAACTTAAGTAAGATGTTTTCTAAGTTTGCAACTGATGTGATATGCAGGGCGGCTTTTGGGATGAAGTTTAATGGAGAAAGAGACGGGATCAACTTCATGGAATTGCATGAAAAGCACGAAGAGCTAGTAGGCAGAATCAATGTAGGTGATTTTATCCCTTGGCTAGGTTGGATTAATCATGTAAATGGTGTGGAGCGCGATGTTAAGACAGTAACTAGGGATATGGATAGGTTTCTTCAACGCTTAGTCCAAGAGCATATGGATGCGTTAAGGAAAATACAAGGTATAGATCAAGGGGCTAACTATGAGAACACCAAAGACTTTGTAGATGTTCTCCTTGGCCTGCAACAAGATCATACAGCCGAAATAAGCCTTGACAAGGACAACATCAAAGCCATTGTATTG GACATGTTTGTAGCTGGATCCACAACAACTTTCGCAACACTAGAATGGGCCATGTCGGAACTTCTAAGGAATCCTTCGATCATGGAATCACTCAAGAAAGAGGTGAGAGGAATTACCAAAGGTAAAACAAACATAACAGAGAATGATCTTGAGAAAATGGAGTACTTGAAAGCAGTAATCAAGGAGACTTTTAGGCTACATCCTCCAGTTCCTTTGTTACTGCCTCGCATATCATCTCAAGAAACTCAACTCAGTGGCTATGACGTACCTGCTAGAACACAAGTCATCATCAATGCATGGGCTATTCATAGAGAACCGACCTTTTGGAAAGAAGCTGAAAAATTCAATCCCGAGAGGTTCTTGAATTCTCCCATAGATTTTAAGGGGCATCACTTCAATTTGATTCCGTTTGGATCAGGAAGGAGGGGATGCCCGGGAATTTTATTTGGCACCGCAAACTTAGAGCTTGTAATAGCAAATCTCATACAGAAGTTTGATTGGGCGTTGCCAGACGGAAAGAACTTGGACATGGAGGAACACCCTGGACTTACAACTCACAGGGAGACTCCTCTGATGGCCATAGCAACTCCTCATTTTACTTAG
- the LOC110802363 gene encoding LOW QUALITY PROTEIN: cytochrome P450 71AP13-like (The sequence of the model RefSeq protein was modified relative to this genomic sequence to represent the inferred CDS: inserted 7 bases in 5 codons), protein MDGVLFCFVCAFVFTLLVLKILLKDNQTSKKFNLPPYPSKLPIIGNLHQLGKMPPLTLRKLAQDLGPIIFLQLGEXSSAAMAKEVMKTHDLAFCSRPQLYSAKWLXLYCTNIVFSPYGAYWRHVRKICILELLSNKRVQPYHFVREEXLSHLVHRIADSCSREISLTKLLGLYANDVLCRVVLGRNFSEGGEYDFHGFRSMLDEYQDLLGGFSIGDFFPSKEFVHTLTGHKSRLKKTFQRFDSFFNEVVQEHLVPHRKNEGQKDLLDVLLDIQQDDFSDMPLTMDNIKTILLDMFAAGTDTSFITLDWGMTEMIMNPEMMKKAQTEVRTLLRERKEVLETDLPQLHYLKAVIKEIFRLHPPVPVLVPRESIRDVTIEGFDIPAKTRIFINVWXIGRDTKSWKDAETFNPDRFIGSSIVFKXDFKLLPFGAGRRGCPGITFGTVTVELALAQLLHSFDWELPPGVGVKDLNLSEAFGISMHKTSDLILVAKPRFS, encoded by the exons ATGGACGGCGTCCTTTTTTGCTTCGTCTGTGCTTTTGTTTTCACACTTCTGGTGCTCAAAATTCTCTTAAAAGATAACCAAACAAGCAAAAAATTCAACCTCCCACCATATCCCTCAAAACTACCCATAATTGGGAACCTTCATCAGCTAGGCAAAATGCCACCTCTCACACTCAGAAAACTCGCACAGGATTTAGGACCCATAATCTTCTTACAGCTTGGTG TTTCATCTGCtgctatggccaaggaagtgaTGAAGACACATGATCTAGCATTTTGCAGTAGGCCTCAGCTGTATTCTGCAAAATGGCT TCTATACTGCACAAACATTGTTTTCTCCCCATATGGTGCTTACTGGAGGCATGTAAGGAAGATTTGCATACTAGAGCTACTGAGCAACAAAAGGGTTCAACCATACCACTTTGTAAGAGAGGA GTTATCTCATCTAGTTCATAGAATCGCAGATTCTTGTTCTCGGGAAATCAGTCTTACAAAGCTACTTGGTTTGTACGCGAATGATGTCCTTTGTCGAGTTGTTCTTGGAAGGAATTTCTCAGAGGGAGGTGAGTATGACTTCCATGGTTTCCGAAGTATGCTTGATGAGTATCAAGACTTGCTTGGGGGTTTTAGCATAGGTGATTTCTTCCCTTCGAAAGAATTTGTACACACACTAACAGGTCATAAATCAAGGCTTAAGAAAACTTTTCAACGGTTTGATAGCTTTTTCAACGAGGTGGTGCAAGAACATCTAGTTCCACACAGAAAAAATGAGGGACAGAAGGATCTTTTAGATGTTTTACTTGACATACAACAAGACGATTTTAGTGATATGCCCCTAACCATGGACAACATCAAGACTATTCTACTG GACATGTTTGCTGCAGGAACAGATACAAGCTTCATAACACTAGATTGGGGAATGACAGAAATGATTATGAACCCAGAAATGATGAAGAAAGCACAAACAGAAGTAAGAACCTTAttaagagaaagaaaagaggTCTTAGAAACTGATTTACCTCAACTGCACTACCTTAAAGCTGTTATAAAAGAGATCTTTCGCCTACACCCCCCTGTACCTGTACTTGTTCCAAGAGAGTCCATCAGAGATGTAACCATTGAAGGTTTTGATATCCCTGCCAAAACACGGATTTTCATCAATGTGT GCATAGGAAGGGACACAAAATCCTGGAAAGATGCAGAAACATTCAACCCTGACAGATTCATTGGAAGTTCAATCGttttca gggatttcaagTTGTTACCTTTTGGTGCAGGAAGAAGAGGATGTCCGGGCATCACTTTTGGAACAGTGACTGTAGAACTCGCTCTTGCTCAGCTTCTCCACAGCTTTGACTGGGAACTTCCACCAGGAGTTGGAGTCAAAGATTTGAATCTTTCAGAAGCTTTCGGTATATCCATGCACAAGACATCTGACCTGATTTTAGTTGCCAAACCACGATTCTCCTAA
- the LOC110802388 gene encoding cytochrome P450 736A117: MIVQWLETQMKVFLLHPFTVLPFFLLLFFLYKFLFSNPQTIKHLPPSPTKLPIIGNLHQIDQFPHRSLHNLSKKHGELMLLHFGSNPVLVVSSAEAACEIMKTHDSIFSDRPALSKYKRLLYDCKDVATAPYGDYWRRMRSICVLQLLSYKRVQSFHDVREEETAQMIKEIERSKTAVNLSKMFANFTSDVICRVAFGMKFNGERDGINFKKLQEKHEELIGSINVGDFIPWLAWVNHINGVEREIKKVSGDMDRFLEGIVQEHSDRLSKTRGSKHGTNSTQDFVDVLLELQHSPAAEISINKESIKAIILDMFVAGSTTTYATLEWAMSELLRNPGAMESLKKEVRGTTRGKASISENDLEKMEYLKAVIKETLRLHPTVPLLLPRISTQQVKINGYVIPARTEVIINAWAIHRDPTFWNDPVQFNPERFLNSPIDFKGQHYNLIPFGSGRRGCPGILFGTANLELVLANLMQKFDWELPERAEGKTLDMEEYPGLTSHRKNPLLAIAFPHST; the protein is encoded by the exons ATGATTGTGCAATGGTTAGAGACCCAAATGAAAGTTTTCCTTTTGCACCCTTTTACAGTCTTACCTTTCTTCCTCTTGTTATTCTTCCTCTACAAATTCCTTTTCAGCAACCCCCAAACCATAAAACACTTACCACCTTCCCCAACAAAGCTACCGATTATAGGGAACCTACACCAAATTGACCAATTCCCACACCGATCATTGCACAATCTATCTAAAAAACATGGGGAGCTAATGTTACTTCACTTTGGCAGTAATCCAGTCCTCGTAGTCTCGTCTGCAGAGGCAGCATGTGAAATTATGAAAACCCATGACAGCATATTTTCGGACAGGCCAGCTTTAAGCAAGTATAAAAGGCTTCTTTATGACTGCAAAGATGTAGCAACAGCACCTTATGGGGACTACTGGAGACGGATGAGAAGCATATGTGTACTTCAACTCCTAAGTTACAAAAGGGTCCAGTCTTTCCATGATGTCAGAGAAGAAGAAACAGCCCAAATGATCAAAGAGATAGAGAGGTCAAAGACAGCAGTGAACTTAAGCAAGATGTTTGCCAACTTCACTAGTGATGTGATATGCAGGGTAGCTTTTGGGATGAAATTCAATGGGGAGAGAGACGGAATCAATTTCAAGAAGCTGCAAGAAAAGCATGAAGAGTTAATAGGTAGTATTAATGTCGGCGATTTTATACCTTGGCTGGCGTGGGTTAATCACATAAATGGTGTGGAGAGGGAGATTAAGAAAGTTTCTGGAGATATGGATAGGTTTCTAGAAGGAATAGTTCAAGAGCATTCTGATAGGTTAAGTAAAACTCGAGGCAGTAAGCACGGGACAAACTCAACACAGGACTTTGTGGATGTTCTACTTGAATTACAACACAGTCCTGCAGCCGAAATCAGTATCAATAAAGAGAGCATCAAGGCCATTATACTG GATATGTTTGTAGCAGGATCCACAACAACTTATGCAACACTAGAATGGGCCATGTCAGAACTCCTAAGGAACCCTGGAGCTATGGAATCTCTAAAGAAGGAGGTGAGAGGAACCACCAGGGGTAAAGCGAGCATCAGCGAGAACGATTTGGAGAAGATGGAGTACTTGAAAGCGGTGATCAAGGAGACTCTTAGACTGCATCCTACTGTTCCCTTGCTATTGCCCCGTATCTCAACTCAACaagtaaaaattaatggttATGTCATACCCGCTAGAACAGAAGTCATTATCAATGCATGGGCTATCCATAGGGATCCTACATTTTGGAACGATCCTGTACAATTCAATCCAGAGAGATTTCTAAATTCTCCAATAGATTTTAAGGGGCAGCACTACAATTTGATTCCATTTGGATCAGGTAGGAGGGGATGCCCCGGAATTTTATTCGGCACCGCAAACTTAGAGCTAGTATTAGCAAATCTCATGCAGAAGTTCGATTGGGAATTGCCAGAGAGAGCAGAAGGAAAGACTCTGGACATGGAAGAATACCCTGGACTTACAAGCCACAGGAAAAACCCTCTTCTGGCCATCGCATTTCCTCATTCTACCTAG
- the LOC110802387 gene encoding cytochrome P450 736A117 isoform X2, with protein MVAFGRKYSGEEGGAKFKELLKEFVELLGTFTVSNFIPWMAWIDKLNGLHSKMNKLAIEFDDFLEGIVAEHMDQQNKEGNGTASEKERTKDFVDVLLQVQTDNTAGFPIGKDSIKALILDMFAGGTDTTYTVLEWAMTELLRHPTVMKKLQEEVRNITSGQADVSEEDLENMKYLKAVIKETLRLHPPIPLLVPRESTQDVKINGYEIAAGTRVITNAWAIHRDPATWEEPEEFHPERFLNSSIDFKGQDFELIPFGSGRRGCPGILFAIANNELVLANLLNKFNWALPGKEKIESLDMRQRTGLTIHRKIPLLAVATPHTC; from the exons at GGTGGCCTTTGGGAGAAAATACAGCGGAGAAGAAGGTGGTGCAAAGTTCAAGGAATTGCTTAAGGAGTTTGTGGAGCTTCTAGGTACATTTACAGTGAGTAACTTTATACCCTGGATGGCTTGGATTGACAAACTGAACGGGTTGCACAGCAAGATGAACAAACTTGCCATAGAGTTTGATGATTTTCTAGAGGGAATAGTTGCAGAGCACATGGATCAACAAAACAAGGAAGGAAATGGTACAGCAAGTGAGAAAGAAAGAACGAAAGATTTTGTGGATGTTCTACTCCAGGTTCAAACGGATAACACAGCTGGTTTTCCCATTGGTAAAGACAGCATCAAAGCTCTCATATTG GACATGTTTGCTGGTGGGACTGATACAACATATACTGTCTTAGAATGGGCAATGACAGAGCTTCTGAGGCATCCTACAGTTATGAAAAAACTGCAAGAAGAAGTGAGAAATATTACCAGCGGACAAGCAGATGTATCAGAAGAGGATCTGGAAAATATGAAGTACTTGAAGGCAGTGATCAAGGAGACACTTCGACTACATCCACCAATTCCATTGTTGGTGCCTCGTGAATCAACTCAAGATGTCAAAATCAATGGCTATGAAATTGCTGCGGGGACACGAGTCATAACCAATGCTTGGGCAATTCATCGAGATCCAGCAACTTGGGAAGAGCCCGAGGAGTTCCATCCAGAAAGGTTCTTGAACTCTTCAATAGATTTTAAAGGCCAAGATTTCGAACTAATTCCATTCGGGTCCGGCAGGAGGGGCTGTCCAGGGATCTTATTTGCCATAGCCAACAATGAGCTTGTGCTAGCAAATCTCTTGAATAAGTTCAACTGGGCATTACCTGGGAAAGAAAAAATCGAGTCTTTGGATATGAGACAACGTACTGGGCTTACAATCCACAGAAAAATTCCTCTTCTCGCTGTTGCAACTCCTCATACTTGCTAG
- the LOC110802387 gene encoding cytochrome P450 736A117 isoform X1: MGINMIKEQMYLLFLHPLSILLFFIFTFFLYKWLRLNATIRKNFPPSPRRLPILGNLHQLGKYPHLTLQSLSQQHGDLMLLHLGSKPTLVVSSATAARKIMKTNDIILSNRPQSIISKKLIYNRKNVAGAPYGEYWRQMKSICVLQLLSNNRVRSFQHVRKEEVALTMDKIRKSTSAVNLSEIFMTFTSDVICRVAFGRKYSGEEGGAKFKELLKEFVELLGTFTVSNFIPWMAWIDKLNGLHSKMNKLAIEFDDFLEGIVAEHMDQQNKEGNGTASEKERTKDFVDVLLQVQTDNTAGFPIGKDSIKALILDMFAGGTDTTYTVLEWAMTELLRHPTVMKKLQEEVRNITSGQADVSEEDLENMKYLKAVIKETLRLHPPIPLLVPRESTQDVKINGYEIAAGTRVITNAWAIHRDPATWEEPEEFHPERFLNSSIDFKGQDFELIPFGSGRRGCPGILFAIANNELVLANLLNKFNWALPGKEKIESLDMRQRTGLTIHRKIPLLAVATPHTC; this comes from the exons ATGGGAATTAACATGATAAAGGAACAAATGTATTTGCTATTTTTGCACCCATTGTCCATCCTTCTCTTCTTCATTTTTACATTCTTCCTCTATAAATGGCTCCGTCTCAATGCAACCATAAGAAAAAACTTTCCCCCATCTCCTCGAAGGCTACCAATATTGGGGAACCTTCACCAACTCGGCAAATACCCTCACCTAACTCTTCAATCCCTGTCTCAGCAACATGGTGACCTTATGTTGCTTCACCTTGGCAGCAAGCCAACTCTTGTTGTATCATCTGCAACTGCTGCTcgaaaaatcatgaaaacaaatGATATCATACTCTCTAACAGACCTCAGTCAATAATTAGCAAAAAACTAATATACAACAGAAAAAATGTTGCAGGTGCTCCTTATGGAGAATACTGGAGACAGATGAAAAGTATATGCGTGCTCCAGCTTTTAAGTAACAACAGAGTTCGATCATTTCAGCatgtaagaaaagaagaagtagCCCTAACAATGGACAAGATTAGAAAATCAACATCAGCTGTGAATTTGAGTGAAATATTTATGACATTTACAAGCGACGTGATATGCAGGGTGGCCTTTGGGAGAAAATACAGCGGAGAAGAAGGTGGTGCAAAGTTCAAGGAATTGCTTAAGGAGTTTGTGGAGCTTCTAGGTACATTTACAGTGAGTAACTTTATACCCTGGATGGCTTGGATTGACAAACTGAACGGGTTGCACAGCAAGATGAACAAACTTGCCATAGAGTTTGATGATTTTCTAGAGGGAATAGTTGCAGAGCACATGGATCAACAAAACAAGGAAGGAAATGGTACAGCAAGTGAGAAAGAAAGAACGAAAGATTTTGTGGATGTTCTACTCCAGGTTCAAACGGATAACACAGCTGGTTTTCCCATTGGTAAAGACAGCATCAAAGCTCTCATATTG GACATGTTTGCTGGTGGGACTGATACAACATATACTGTCTTAGAATGGGCAATGACAGAGCTTCTGAGGCATCCTACAGTTATGAAAAAACTGCAAGAAGAAGTGAGAAATATTACCAGCGGACAAGCAGATGTATCAGAAGAGGATCTGGAAAATATGAAGTACTTGAAGGCAGTGATCAAGGAGACACTTCGACTACATCCACCAATTCCATTGTTGGTGCCTCGTGAATCAACTCAAGATGTCAAAATCAATGGCTATGAAATTGCTGCGGGGACACGAGTCATAACCAATGCTTGGGCAATTCATCGAGATCCAGCAACTTGGGAAGAGCCCGAGGAGTTCCATCCAGAAAGGTTCTTGAACTCTTCAATAGATTTTAAAGGCCAAGATTTCGAACTAATTCCATTCGGGTCCGGCAGGAGGGGCTGTCCAGGGATCTTATTTGCCATAGCCAACAATGAGCTTGTGCTAGCAAATCTCTTGAATAAGTTCAACTGGGCATTACCTGGGAAAGAAAAAATCGAGTCTTTGGATATGAGACAACGTACTGGGCTTACAATCCACAGAAAAATTCCTCTTCTCGCTGTTGCAACTCCTCATACTTGCTAG
- the LOC110802334 gene encoding cytochrome P450 736A117, whose amino-acid sequence MLPRTELLKLIWLQSFTIFPLILFLFFLYKWLHKKSSPCKSSLPSPPRLPIIGNLHQLGTYPHRSLQSLSERYGELMLINLGKAPVLIVSSAKAAREIMKTQDLTFCNRPTSKTGNKLLYNGKDVAAAPYGEYWRQMKSICVLQLLSNTRVRCFRSVREEEMTLLVKKIEKSSSSAVNLSEMFMTLTNDVICRVAFGRKYSANEGSDINFKKLLKEFLELIGSFRVGDFIPCLAWTNWLDGSDAKVEKVAKEFDHFLEQVVKEHQDGQAGNMSDGESENDEISKDFVDVLLDVQKEKAAGFAIDRDSIKALILDIFSGGTDTTYTVLEWAMTELLRHPLFMSELQREVREITGEKLYVNEDDLEQMKYLKTVIKETLRLHPPIPLLVPRQSLRETKVNGYDIPAGLTVITNAWAIHRDPASWDEPEKFNPERFLNSPTDFRGHDLQLIPFGSGRRICPGITFAIAINELVLANLMHKFDWMLPGGVDGETLDMTECVGLTAHRKIPLHAIATPVIAGN is encoded by the exons ATGCTGCCCAGAACTGAACTGTTGAAGTTAATCTGGTTGCAGTCCTTCACAATATTCCCACTCATCCTGTTCTTATTCTTTCTTTACAAATGGCTACACAAAAAATCTTCTCCCTGCAAAAGTTCACTTCCTTCTCCACCAAGGCTTCCAATTATAGGTAACCTTCATCAGCTAGGAACTTACCCTCACCGCTCTCTCCAATCACTATCTGAAAGGTATGGGGAGCTCATGCTGATTAATCTAGGGAAAGCACCAGTCCTCATTGTCTCCTCTGCCAAAGCAGCTCGAGAGATCATGAAAACCCAAGATTTAACCTTTTGCAATAGGCCAACATCAAAGACTGGCAACAAGCTTCTCTACAATGGTAAGGACGTGGCAGCAGCTCCGTATGGCGAGTATTGGAGGCAGATGAAGAGCATTTGTGTGCTTCAGCTCTTAAGTAACACAAGGGTGCGGTGTTTTCGAAGTGTCAGGGAAGAAGAGATGACTCTTCTAGTGAAGAAGATTGAGAAATCATCATCTTCAGCCGTGAATTTAAGTGAGATGTTTATGACTTTAAcaaatgatgtgatatgcagGGTGGCTTTTGGAAGGAAATATAGTGCTAATGAAGGATCAGACATTAACTTTAAGAAGCTTTTGAAGGAGTTTCTAGAATTGATAGGAAGTTTTAGAGTTGGAGATTTTATTCCGTGTTTGGCTTGGACTAATTGGCTTGATGGTTCAGATGCTAAGGTGGAGAAAGTTGCAAAAGAATTTGATCACTTTCTTGAACAGGTTGTTAAAGAGCACCAGGATGGACAAGCGGGCAACATGAGTGACGGAGAGAGCGAAAATGATGAGATAAGCAAGGACTTTGTTGATGTTTTGCTTGATGTTCAGAAGGAAAAGGCAGCTGGGTTTGCAATTGACAGAGACAGCATCAAAGCTCTCATACTG GATATATTTTCTGGTGGGACTGATACAACATACACAGTGCTAGAATGGGCAATGACAGAGTTATTAAGGCATCCCTTATTTATGAGTGAACTGCAAAGAGAAGTCAGAGAAATTACCGGAGAAAAATTATATGTAAATGAAGACGACTTGGAGCAGATGAAGTACTTGAAAACAGTGATCAAGGAGACCCTTCGTCTACATCCTCCGATTCCCTTGCTGGTTCCCAGACAATCATTACGAGAAACCAAAGTAAATGGCTATGACATTCCAGCAGGTTTAACAGTAATAACCAATGCTTGGGCAATCCACAGAGATCCTGCTTCTTGGGATGAACCTGAAAAGTTCAACCCAGAAAGGTTTTTGAACTCTCCAACAGATTTCAGAGGCCACGACTTGCAATTGATTCCGTTCGGATCAGGAAGAAGGATCTGCCCAGGAATCACATTCGCCATTGCTATTAACGAGCTTGTATTagcaaacctcatgcataagtTCGACTGGATGTTGCCCGGTGGAGTAGATGGTGAGACATTAGATATGACTGAATGCGTTGGGCTCACGGCCCATCGGAAGATTCCTCTACATGCTATAGCAACACCAGTCATTGCAGGTAACTGA